DNA sequence from the Paraburkholderia hospita genome:
ACATCGCAGGGACATTGTAGGTACGCCGGGTCCCCGGCAACAGAAGCATGCTTTTGTTCGCCCGCACTCGCTACCCGTGAAGCAATTGCCCTGACGGGACAAAAATACGCAAATTACGCATAATATGTATTGTCTTAAGCGGAGCTACTCATGACTACTGTCACTGCCACCGATCTCGCCCGGCGCACGAATCAGGTGCTCGACGCCCTGGCTCGGGGGGAGTCTGTCACGATCACGCGCAATAACACCGTACTCGGCACAATCAATCCTCCCGTGCGCGCTGTCACGCTTCGTGAAGCCTTCGAGCGGCTCCCCAGGATGTCGCCCGAGGTTGCCGAGCGTTACAAGTCCGATATCCGCAACGCCGATTTCGACGACGAGGTGCGTGATCCGTGGCAGAAGTAATCGTTGATACGTGTGTCTGGATCGATGTCAGTCGGGGCATCCTCGACGTTGACGCGATCTACAGCCTCGCTGGGTCTGAACTGGTCCATGTCTCGGCGATCTCGCTTGGCGAACTGGCGTTCGGCGCGCAGCTCCCAAACGACGCGCGAGAGCGAGCCGAGCGAACGGCATTGCTGCGCG
Encoded proteins:
- a CDS encoding type II toxin-antitoxin system Phd/YefM family antitoxin; the protein is MTTVTATDLARRTNQVLDALARGESVTITRNNTVLGTINPPVRAVTLREAFERLPRMSPEVAERYKSDIRNADFDDEVRDPWQK